The following proteins come from a genomic window of Leptospiraceae bacterium:
- a CDS encoding STAS domain-containing protein codes for MEITKRIANDTIIIELSGSLDIYTAPDFKTFLNANVNSQHPRVIVNMEKLNYIDSSGIGILIKSLNYLKEWNGQLQLANLKESLQKIFKVAGLTAYFQFISEKEFKEKYSG; via the coding sequence ATGGAAATAACTAAACGAATAGCAAACGATACGATTATAATAGAACTATCCGGTAGCCTAGATATATATACGGCTCCTGATTTTAAAACGTTTCTAAATGCAAATGTAAATTCACAACACCCAAGAGTAATTGTGAATATGGAGAAATTGAATTATATCGACTCCTCTGGCATAGGGATTTTAATCAAAAGTCTAAACTACTTAAAAGAGTGGAATGGACAATTGCAACTTGCAAATCTAAAAGAATCCCTTCAAAAGATATTTAAAGTCGCAGGCCTTACAGCATACTTTCAATTTATCTCTGAAAAAGAATTCAAAGAAAAATATTCTGGATGA
- a CDS encoding molecular chaperone DnaJ gives MNTMYLTEQTLEEVLSEIQIHCFDCTWDISHEKLIDVLGIRKEDFYRNLYSLKRNHSQSISLRSFSEKEADILCILLEQIFHRNDIEEQFLRSGIYFPKSSLIELVQIFIELTQSTLKKHKIDKELLHLLVSSTKHFDDAFDSYFLDKFDLDILFERSINIFTNSRNIDTSFGADIFLKKHLQELTNYNKISLKKITQEYRQRFYYELFGKLKREGKMNSETKQLLDFFELEDNATLKDLKKKFKELLLIYHPDVNKDGHQKTQEIIENYNKLFELLR, from the coding sequence ATGAACACAATGTATTTGACAGAGCAGACATTAGAGGAAGTACTCTCTGAAATACAAATTCACTGTTTTGACTGCACATGGGACATTTCGCATGAAAAACTAATTGATGTACTCGGAATTCGAAAAGAAGATTTTTATAGAAACCTCTACTCTTTGAAACGAAATCATTCCCAAAGTATAAGTCTTCGTTCATTCAGTGAAAAAGAAGCAGACATACTTTGTATTTTACTAGAACAAATTTTTCATCGAAATGATATTGAAGAACAGTTTCTACGCTCGGGAATATATTTTCCCAAAAGTTCTCTAATAGAATTAGTACAAATATTTATTGAACTGACGCAATCGACTCTGAAAAAACACAAAATAGATAAGGAACTATTACATTTACTTGTGAGTTCAACAAAACACTTTGATGATGCATTTGATTCATATTTTTTAGATAAATTTGATTTAGATATTCTATTTGAAAGAAGCATAAATATATTTACAAATTCTCGAAACATTGATACTTCCTTTGGAGCCGATATTTTTTTAAAAAAACATCTACAAGAATTAACAAACTACAATAAAATTTCTCTAAAAAAAATTACGCAAGAATACAGGCAAAGATTTTATTACGAATTATTTGGAAAATTAAAACGAGAGGGGAAAATGAATTCAGAAACCAAACAACTTTTAGATTTTTTTGAGCTAGAAGATAACGCTACTTTAAAAGATTTAAAGAAAAAGTTTAAGGAGTTACTACTCATTTACCACCCCGACGTAAATAAAGACGGACACCAAAAGACGCAAGAGATAATTGAAAATTACAATAAATTATTTGAGTTACTTAGGTAA
- a CDS encoding glycosyltransferase gives MSQVFDCIASVVVYDTSPQVLQECIKSFLDTKLKVKIYVIDNSAVEGYYSLSSDDRVFYHFNHGRNVGFGKGHNIAFENAEVSKYYLVLNPNVFIKEDALEKMIQFMDRNSEIGIGTPKVLNLDGTPQYLNKRYPTLYSVFVLHSIPKFFQFLFLQTLEYSEMRDLNQNENYEVPFISGVFMLFRRDVLEKVKGFDSGYFLHFGDLDICRKIQSVGYRTSYYAKTNIVFLSKGITTKNWKIRFLFISNMIRYFNKWGWKLF, from the coding sequence ATGAGTCAAGTATTTGATTGTATCGCGAGTGTAGTGGTTTATGATACTTCGCCGCAAGTTTTGCAGGAATGTATAAAATCTTTTTTGGATACAAAACTAAAAGTAAAAATTTACGTTATAGATAATAGTGCAGTAGAAGGGTATTATTCTCTTTCGTCTGACGATAGAGTTTTTTATCATTTTAATCATGGCAGAAATGTAGGTTTTGGGAAAGGGCATAATATTGCATTTGAAAATGCGGAAGTTTCAAAATACTATTTAGTATTAAACCCAAATGTATTTATCAAAGAAGATGCACTGGAAAAAATGATTCAGTTTATGGATAGGAATTCAGAAATAGGAATAGGGACTCCGAAAGTCCTAAACTTGGATGGCACTCCGCAATATCTAAATAAACGTTATCCAACTTTATACTCAGTTTTTGTTCTCCATTCCATTCCAAAATTTTTCCAATTTTTATTTCTGCAAACCCTAGAATATTCCGAAATGCGTGATTTAAATCAAAATGAAAACTACGAAGTACCTTTTATAAGTGGTGTATTTATGTTATTTAGAAGGGACGTATTAGAGAAAGTAAAAGGATTTGATTCTGGGTATTTTTTACATTTTGGAGACTTAGATATTTGTAGGAAAATACAATCGGTAGGTTATAGAACTTCTTATTATGCAAAAACAAATATTGTATTTCTTTCGAAAGGTATTACTACCAAGAATTGGAAAATTCGATTTTTATTTATTTCGAATATGATTCGGTATTTCAATAAATGGGGTTGGAAATTATTTTAA
- a CDS encoding acyl-CoA dehydrogenase family protein yields MSVIDKQIDVLFTPTDSHGELRENVSKFAKLELDAQAKDNDENETFNKDVFKKIGSEIGLFGVTVPEKDGGLGLDAVASVIIHEEMSKYDPGFTLSYLAHEVLFVNNFYYSGNSEQKSRYLSKVISGEWIAGMGMTEPAAGTDVLGMATIATKSNGKYILNGTKQYITNGNIGSIFLVYAKLHKRDIKKTTAFLVESKFKGFSVGKKEEKMGMRSSPTTQLVFEDLEVPEENLIGEENGAISHMMRNLEIERITLAAQSLGIAKRCLDIMAEYAIIHREAFGKKLSEFGQIQRMIAESFAEYSAARALVYQVATNINPNSRNSLGAASAKLFSTQMAERVSRNAIQVLGGYGYCREYPVERLHRDSILLSIGGGTNEAMQKNIIADLKKLYESSI; encoded by the coding sequence ATGTCAGTGATTGATAAACAAATAGATGTATTATTTACCCCAACTGATTCTCATGGTGAGTTACGAGAAAATGTTTCCAAATTCGCCAAACTAGAATTAGACGCTCAGGCAAAAGATAATGACGAAAACGAAACATTCAACAAAGATGTTTTTAAAAAAATTGGTTCTGAAATTGGACTTTTCGGTGTAACAGTTCCTGAAAAAGATGGAGGTCTTGGTTTGGACGCAGTGGCTTCCGTGATTATCCACGAGGAAATGTCTAAGTATGATCCCGGATTTACACTTTCCTATTTGGCGCATGAAGTTTTGTTTGTTAATAATTTTTACTACAGTGGGAATTCTGAACAAAAATCTCGTTATCTTTCTAAAGTAATTTCTGGCGAATGGATTGCCGGCATGGGAATGACCGAACCTGCGGCTGGTACAGATGTTCTAGGTATGGCGACTATCGCAACAAAATCAAATGGAAAATACATATTAAATGGAACCAAACAATATATTACAAACGGAAACATCGGTAGTATATTTTTAGTTTATGCAAAATTACACAAACGAGATATTAAAAAAACAACTGCATTTTTGGTAGAATCCAAATTCAAAGGATTTAGTGTAGGAAAAAAAGAAGAGAAAATGGGGATGCGTTCATCTCCGACCACTCAGCTTGTATTTGAAGACTTAGAAGTCCCAGAAGAAAATTTGATTGGAGAGGAGAACGGTGCTATATCGCATATGATGCGTAATCTCGAAATCGAACGTATTACATTAGCCGCTCAGTCCTTGGGAATTGCGAAACGATGTTTGGATATTATGGCGGAATATGCAATTATCCACAGAGAAGCATTTGGAAAAAAACTTTCTGAATTTGGGCAAATCCAAAGAATGATTGCAGAATCCTTTGCTGAATACTCTGCGGCAAGAGCACTTGTATACCAAGTAGCAACCAATATTAATCCGAATTCCAGAAACTCATTGGGTGCGGCTTCTGCAAAATTATTTTCAACACAAATGGCGGAACGAGTTTCAAGGAATGCCATTCAGGTTTTAGGCGGATATGGTTATTGCAGAGAATATCCAGTGGAGAGACTTCATAGAGATTCAATTTTGCTTTCCATAGGAGGCGGAACCAATGAAGCTATGCAGAAGAATATTATTGCTGATTTAAAAAAATTATATGAGTCAAGTATTTGA
- the hpt gene encoding hypoxanthine phosphoribosyltransferase, whose protein sequence is MKTLITSTKLKKRVKELGKEISKYYKKDEIVILCILKGGFIFAADLIREIKSNSIIDFLEASSYGDGKESSGTVLIKRDVGLDIKGKQVLIVEDIIDSGFSLNYLVKYLKKKKPISIEVCSLLVKHKKHKANVAIRFTGFNIEDEFVVGYGMDYRGKYRNLDYIGIYEELI, encoded by the coding sequence ATGAAAACACTCATAACTTCTACAAAATTAAAAAAAAGAGTCAAAGAACTTGGCAAAGAGATTTCTAAGTATTATAAAAAAGATGAAATAGTAATTCTTTGTATTTTGAAAGGTGGATTTATATTTGCCGCTGATTTAATTCGAGAAATAAAATCAAATTCTATTATTGATTTTTTGGAAGCATCTTCTTACGGAGACGGAAAGGAATCTTCTGGAACTGTTTTAATCAAACGGGATGTAGGATTAGATATCAAAGGCAAACAGGTGTTAATTGTTGAAGACATTATTGATAGTGGATTTAGTCTGAATTATTTGGTGAAATATTTAAAAAAGAAAAAACCTATATCCATCGAAGTATGTTCCCTTTTGGTAAAACACAAAAAACACAAAGCAAATGTAGCTATTCGATTTACTGGGTTTAATATAGAAGACGAATTTGTAGTTGGTTATGGAATGGATTATAGAGGAAAGTATAGAAATTTAGATTATATAGGAATTTACGAGGAATTAATTTAA
- a CDS encoding histidine phosphatase family protein, translating into MTNVLRKEHNRIMDSVKTIFLLRHAKSDWAAEFRLDHERPISERGKKNAKSLRSFLKDREIRIDLAYVSDSKRTVQTLEIVNKNQEIFKNVEITSMLYEANLGVYYNLITSTDDKYKSILFLGHNPELEELVNQLILRQNAYKDFSFFQKFSTSSIILLTFSISSWKDISTSPGKLTLFWTPVKQ; encoded by the coding sequence TTGACCAATGTACTTAGGAAAGAACACAATCGTATTATGGATTCTGTAAAAACCATTTTTCTACTTAGACATGCCAAATCAGATTGGGCGGCTGAATTTCGATTGGATCACGAAAGACCTATTTCGGAACGAGGTAAAAAAAACGCAAAATCACTTCGTAGTTTTTTAAAAGACCGAGAGATTCGGATTGATTTAGCTTACGTCTCCGATTCCAAAAGAACTGTTCAAACTTTGGAGATAGTTAATAAGAATCAGGAAATTTTCAAAAATGTAGAAATAACTTCTATGTTGTACGAAGCTAATTTAGGTGTTTATTATAATTTAATTACTTCTACTGATGATAAATACAAATCAATTTTGTTTTTGGGACACAATCCTGAATTGGAAGAGTTGGTAAACCAATTGATTCTAAGGCAAAATGCCTATAAGGATTTTTCTTTTTTTCAAAAATTTAGTACGAGTTCTATTATCCTACTTACGTTTTCCATTTCCTCGTGGAAAGATATTTCGACTTCGCCTGGAAAACTAACTTTATTTTGGACACCGGTAAAACAATGA
- a CDS encoding queuosine precursor transporter: protein MHFNRITKLYIILNSIFLTFLLMAELTGSKLITTFGFVMTMGVIPFPVTFIVTDILNEFYGKKGVRFATFLGMTMILLAYFLIVVDLQIPANDISPVDDISFQKVFANSGLVIIGSITAYLIGQLIDIQVFHFIRTKTGGKHIWLRATGSTVISQLIDSYVVIFIAFGKYEPSQYLGFPFYSLTNLPTLVSISTTNFVYKLIIAIILTPAIYLAHHLIERYLGDEMKHLHPN from the coding sequence GTGCACTTTAACAGAATTACAAAATTATATATCATATTAAATTCTATATTTCTTACTTTTTTATTAATGGCAGAGCTAACAGGGAGTAAACTCATCACTACATTTGGATTTGTAATGACGATGGGGGTAATTCCTTTTCCAGTTACGTTCATAGTGACCGATATCCTAAATGAATTTTACGGAAAAAAAGGTGTTCGGTTTGCTACATTTTTAGGTATGACTATGATTTTGCTTGCCTATTTTTTAATCGTTGTTGATTTACAAATTCCGGCTAATGACATTTCTCCTGTAGATGACATTTCTTTCCAGAAAGTATTTGCCAATTCTGGACTAGTTATCATTGGTTCCATCACTGCATATTTAATTGGACAGCTCATAGATATTCAAGTATTTCATTTCATACGCACAAAAACAGGAGGTAAACATATTTGGCTTAGGGCGACTGGTTCGACTGTAATTTCGCAACTGATTGACTCATATGTCGTTATATTCATTGCATTTGGAAAATACGAACCTTCCCAATATTTGGGATTCCCTTTTTATTCCTTAACTAATCTTCCTACTCTTGTAAGTATTTCGACGACCAATTTTGTATACAAACTTATAATTGCGATTATTCTAACACCAGCGATTTATCTAGCACACCACTTAATCGAAAGATACTTAGGTGATGAAATGAAACATCTTCATCCAAATTAA
- a CDS encoding ATP-binding protein: MNEEFEIFKKSLEDVNNMITPPLSAESIEIYLSELDINTPSGLKPSILIIDTDIKMQESLQSALGKKYNLILCSDAKEGISKVDPSVFCVILDVKVNGQNGFETFVEIKKKFLYLPIIFHSAYQDAKNPYEIMNEFRPFGYTVKEGENRELLDTLAVAVVYYLQINKNILLIKQLQKTNQELEKSKKKYKDLVENSLDIIFSLDADGNIISINKAISNILKYNVKKLPGKKFTDLIYKTNNTNQISLNEKVFQENFYKLIENQTHVSFNCDMVTDYGEPIEMHLKLKFIPSENSFVIFGSAFNIEDDILLRLCESENQVYKIGNYLTQVDIICKRVSNACAKYIDNDLIIDLKLCLKELLVNSVEHGNLGITFEEKTNSLMNDEYFEMLIDRQKDPKNINKRISIEYALLPDRVEFRITDAGNGFDHRKILSKTKDDYDMFKLGHGRGILMAKGFFDKIEFNEKGNSVFLVKNFKR; this comes from the coding sequence ATGAACGAAGAGTTTGAAATATTTAAAAAGTCCTTAGAAGATGTAAACAACATGATCACTCCTCCCTTGAGTGCAGAAAGTATTGAAATTTACTTATCTGAGCTCGATATAAATACTCCGAGCGGCTTAAAACCGAGTATTCTCATCATTGATACTGATATTAAAATGCAAGAATCCTTACAATCCGCATTGGGAAAAAAATACAATTTAATACTTTGTTCCGATGCCAAAGAAGGAATTTCAAAAGTAGATCCATCCGTGTTCTGTGTTATCCTCGATGTGAAGGTAAATGGGCAAAATGGATTCGAGACATTTGTAGAAATAAAGAAAAAATTTCTATACCTTCCAATTATATTTCACTCTGCATACCAAGATGCGAAAAATCCTTACGAAATAATGAATGAATTTCGTCCATTCGGATACACTGTAAAAGAAGGAGAAAATAGAGAACTGCTCGATACTCTGGCAGTTGCCGTCGTATACTATTTACAAATTAATAAAAACATTTTACTAATCAAACAACTTCAAAAAACAAACCAAGAACTTGAAAAATCCAAAAAGAAATATAAAGATTTAGTGGAAAACTCTCTCGATATCATTTTCTCTTTAGATGCAGATGGAAATATTATTTCAATCAATAAAGCAATTTCTAATATTCTAAAATACAATGTAAAAAAATTACCTGGAAAAAAATTCACTGACCTTATTTATAAAACAAATAACACAAATCAAATCAGTCTAAACGAAAAAGTATTTCAAGAAAATTTTTACAAATTAATCGAAAACCAAACTCATGTTTCATTTAATTGTGATATGGTAACTGATTATGGTGAACCAATTGAAATGCATTTAAAATTAAAATTCATTCCTTCGGAAAATAGTTTTGTTATATTTGGGTCTGCATTTAATATTGAAGACGATATTTTGCTTCGACTTTGTGAATCAGAAAATCAAGTTTATAAAATTGGAAATTATCTTACCCAAGTTGACATTATCTGCAAACGAGTTTCCAATGCATGTGCAAAATACATTGACAATGACCTAATCATTGATTTAAAACTTTGTCTAAAAGAATTACTAGTAAATTCTGTCGAACATGGAAACCTAGGAATTACATTTGAAGAGAAAACTAATTCACTAATGAATGATGAATACTTTGAAATGTTAATAGACAGACAAAAAGATCCAAAAAATATAAATAAACGAATTTCAATTGAATATGCATTACTCCCAGATCGAGTCGAATTTCGCATAACGGATGCCGGAAATGGATTTGATCACCGCAAAATATTATCCAAAACAAAAGATGACTACGATATGTTTAAATTAGGGCATGGACGTGGGATTTTAATGGCAAAAGGATTTTTTGATAAAATAGAATTCAACGAAAAAGGGAATTCTGTATTTTTAGTTAAAAATTTTAAGCGGTAG
- a CDS encoding NADP-dependent isocitrate dehydrogenase, producing MSKIKVKTPLVEMDGDEMTRVIWKEIKDRFIYPFLDIELEYYDLSVTYRDKTDDKVTVDSAQATLKHGVAVKCATITPNADRVKEYSLKKEWPSPNGTIRSILDGTVFRKPIIINNIPAAVRSWKKPISIGRHAYGDIYRNVELIVPEAGKVELVYTDTSGAEKQRVLIHEYKGPGITMGMHNLDKSIISFAKSCFNYAISEKIDLWFATKDTISKKYHARFRSIFDEMAIEKEAELKAAGITYSYFLIDDAVAQIMKHEGGMLWALMNYDGDVMSDMVASGFGSLGLMTSVLVSPEGKYEYEAAHGTVTRHFRKYQKGEITSTNSVASIFAWTGALAKRGELDGTPEVTAFAHKLEKAVIDTIESGEMTKDLISLSTASNKKELDTFQFMEAVAKRLK from the coding sequence ATGAGCAAAATTAAGGTTAAAACACCGCTAGTCGAAATGGACGGGGATGAAATGACTCGAGTAATATGGAAAGAAATCAAAGATCGATTTATATATCCGTTTTTGGATATTGAACTTGAATATTATGATCTTTCTGTAACATATAGAGATAAAACAGACGACAAGGTGACTGTAGATTCCGCACAAGCGACTTTAAAACACGGAGTTGCTGTCAAATGTGCAACCATTACTCCAAACGCTGACAGAGTAAAAGAATACAGCCTTAAAAAGGAATGGCCATCGCCTAACGGTACGATTCGTTCTATATTAGATGGAACTGTATTTAGAAAACCGATTATCATTAACAATATTCCTGCTGCAGTTCGTTCTTGGAAAAAACCAATCAGTATTGGTCGACATGCATACGGCGATATTTACAGAAACGTGGAACTTATTGTGCCAGAGGCTGGCAAAGTAGAGTTAGTCTACACAGATACTAGCGGAGCAGAAAAACAAAGAGTCCTAATTCATGAATACAAAGGACCTGGGATAACAATGGGTATGCACAACTTGGATAAATCCATTATCAGTTTTGCAAAGTCTTGTTTTAATTACGCAATCTCCGAAAAAATCGATCTTTGGTTTGCTACAAAAGACACTATATCTAAAAAATATCATGCACGTTTTAGATCAATTTTTGACGAAATGGCTATTGAAAAAGAAGCAGAGTTAAAGGCGGCGGGGATAACTTATAGTTACTTCTTAATTGATGATGCAGTTGCTCAAATCATGAAACACGAAGGTGGAATGCTTTGGGCGCTTATGAACTATGACGGAGACGTTATGAGTGATATGGTTGCTTCTGGATTTGGTTCACTTGGTCTGATGACTTCTGTACTCGTATCTCCTGAAGGAAAATATGAATATGAAGCTGCACACGGAACTGTAACTCGCCATTTCCGCAAATACCAAAAGGGAGAAATTACTTCTACTAATTCGGTTGCTTCCATATTTGCTTGGACAGGTGCTTTAGCAAAACGAGGTGAACTTGATGGTACTCCAGAAGTTACTGCGTTTGCTCACAAATTAGAAAAAGCTGTGATTGATACAATTGAATCTGGTGAAATGACGAAGGATTTAATCTCTCTCAGTACTGCTTCTAACAAAAAAGAATTAGATACATTTCAATTTATGGAAGCAGTTGCTAAAAGGCTGAAGTAA
- a CDS encoding DUF2892 domain-containing protein: MYLAKTDKWYMERVIWLLAGLFTLVSLGLGIFVSPNWFIFTGLVGLNQLILSITGFCPMAVFLNKIGCKSRISLQK; the protein is encoded by the coding sequence ATGTATTTAGCTAAAACAGATAAATGGTATATGGAAAGAGTAATTTGGTTGTTGGCAGGTTTGTTTACCTTGGTTAGCCTTGGTTTGGGAATTTTTGTAAGCCCTAATTGGTTTATTTTTACGGGATTAGTAGGTTTAAATCAATTGATTTTATCTATTACTGGCTTTTGTCCTATGGCAGTATTTTTAAACAAAATAGGATGTAAATCTAGAATTAGTTTACAAAAGTAA
- a CDS encoding TolC family protein, with protein MKQKLIKLISNHLKNHLVFFIILVITNSINSQEAEVLDFGKIWTKINENSHSQKALSLEAKSAKLASNKASKHWLPRVYADARNFTTNDPALNFFSTLGQRSATNADFSTKSMRTQPSNFIDTNNNLYTSPNYNTLNLFAPDTLNNPGTNTYQRGTLGVDFAIYEGGSKTAASKAYEKQAEGKQFENRFVTLSEYANYAAMYGTLLTLKDQQERILSLDKTVTSILSRYQLGNRGNLVGYSGGLALKSLKNRIDGIKEETSARIESIKRSIEVSAGDIPQKWELKQQSTNSFADEYLKVSATEKSYMVQAMKAYAEGATEQAEAEKARVLPKVGLYGESYVYRGDRSTATSFNGGFYVQMNLYSPGDLDAIEQAKLNSKAAKERTEEAIKQEESKAKSLLEMEKALKRNLELVSENSKLMEEQMTVTQQLFSSGAINALQLTEVYSRKADLLIAKSTIESEFLKTRAALLTLTETNIQGNKYE; from the coding sequence ATGAAACAAAAACTTATAAAGCTAATTTCTAATCATTTAAAAAATCATTTAGTATTTTTTATAATTTTAGTAATCACCAATTCCATAAATTCACAAGAAGCTGAGGTATTGGATTTCGGTAAAATTTGGACAAAAATTAACGAAAACTCTCATTCACAAAAGGCTTTATCCCTTGAGGCAAAATCAGCAAAACTAGCCAGCAACAAAGCTTCCAAACATTGGCTTCCGAGAGTATATGCAGATGCGAGAAATTTTACTACAAACGACCCTGCGTTGAACTTTTTTTCAACCTTAGGGCAAAGGTCAGCAACAAATGCAGATTTTTCTACCAAAAGTATGAGAACACAGCCGAGTAATTTTATTGATACAAATAACAATCTATACACTTCCCCCAATTATAATACTCTAAATTTGTTTGCACCGGATACTCTTAATAATCCGGGAACCAACACCTATCAAAGAGGAACTCTTGGAGTAGACTTTGCAATTTACGAAGGTGGATCTAAAACGGCAGCGTCAAAAGCCTATGAAAAACAAGCTGAAGGGAAACAATTCGAAAATCGTTTTGTTACACTGAGCGAATACGCAAATTATGCCGCAATGTATGGAACTTTACTTACGTTAAAAGATCAACAAGAACGAATTTTATCATTAGACAAAACAGTCACTTCTATCCTAAGTCGATACCAACTTGGGAATCGTGGAAATTTAGTCGGATATTCAGGCGGTCTTGCCCTCAAATCCCTGAAAAATAGAATCGATGGAATCAAAGAAGAAACTTCCGCAAGAATAGAATCAATAAAAAGAAGTATTGAAGTCTCTGCTGGCGACATACCTCAAAAATGGGAATTAAAACAACAAAGCACAAACTCATTTGCTGACGAATACTTAAAAGTATCCGCTACCGAAAAATCCTATATGGTACAAGCAATGAAGGCTTATGCTGAAGGAGCAACCGAACAAGCAGAAGCTGAAAAAGCGAGAGTCCTTCCCAAAGTTGGTCTTTACGGAGAATCATATGTATACCGCGGGGATAGATCAACTGCAACTTCCTTTAATGGTGGTTTTTATGTGCAAATGAATCTTTATTCTCCGGGAGATTTGGATGCTATCGAACAAGCCAAATTAAATAGTAAAGCAGCCAAAGAAAGAACAGAAGAAGCAATAAAACAAGAAGAATCCAAAGCAAAGTCTCTCTTAGAAATGGAAAAAGCTTTAAAAAGAAATCTAGAATTAGTATCAGAAAATAGTAAACTCATGGAAGAGCAAATGACTGTTACCCAACAACTTTTCTCCAGTGGAGCCATCAATGCACTTCAACTCACAGAAGTCTATTCAAGAAAAGCAGACCTTTTGATTGCGAAGTCTACCATTGAATCTGAATTTTTAAAAACAAGAGCCGCATTATTAACGTTAACAGAAACAAATATACAAGGAAACAAATATGAATAA